The following are from one region of the Candidatus Zixiibacteriota bacterium genome:
- a CDS encoding flagellar hook-length control protein FliK — translation MNQILFDITALTDFFIDQNEIPVIQNTGANSDFKNILTTSIINDKIRQECQNKTDIDLVYSILSNIPAIVINTDIIPNLSFNKYLTNENLIGDTLVQANRESICYPQIETLTPESMAVCDLKSLIEAQAIPLTLNLNRVNADVVDWADPHKFQNVISTETKGVQNDLFGGQSKGNVLPDNALLMDDSKSNAIKPDLVQTANSGYMTEGKAQYSKIIFTVDQIFDNSQDEVPVKVLDDSNSVSDMKIAVSKLIELVKNYPDKIIVEVKTTPADTRLMADVGVINTPQTIMPAASDVHTEAGFAKPPSEKFVIFNLNSLLSHDGSEKINVVQKTLSDSPQAYVNSKNQHPYLPETRFITNINHEIKFVPSINSSSTVEIAANEQPAMNQKQEMLSSVSNSPPENVKSNNQETAVKQTSQEHLTEKDDNLKNINDLDLKRKDNRQAASFSRDNVNKLTDSNSTKNNQDAKTLTTSEHSSSTNKVPIQPSQADTIQTQSSQTQDTQQQASQLQSAHRSSIQPSIQPDAPAAESRISARQADTTENIINQIKSKMVVAHDNTRMTIQLKPESLGKILIDFKYNGHKLEVLFRVDNLDVKQALDLEMPKLKADWKIDDFRVAMNNSEQQPNLSENNQRSSGMANQKSSSGNNSVNNVINADNDVLPIERNSRNPANVYGGVIDIVA, via the coding sequence ATGAATCAGATATTGTTTGATATAACAGCTCTGACAGATTTCTTCATAGATCAAAATGAAATACCGGTTATCCAAAATACCGGCGCCAATTCAGATTTTAAAAATATCCTGACAACATCGATTATTAATGATAAAATCAGGCAGGAATGCCAAAATAAAACTGATATTGATCTTGTTTATTCTATTTTAAGCAATATTCCCGCTATTGTAATTAATACAGATATAATCCCCAATCTGTCATTCAATAAGTATCTAACGAATGAAAATCTTATTGGTGATACCCTCGTTCAAGCTAACCGGGAATCAATATGTTATCCTCAGATAGAAACGCTTACGCCTGAATCAATGGCTGTTTGCGATTTAAAAAGCCTTATTGAAGCTCAGGCAATTCCACTGACATTAAACCTTAATAGAGTTAATGCTGATGTTGTTGACTGGGCAGACCCGCATAAGTTTCAGAATGTTATAAGTACTGAGACTAAAGGTGTTCAGAATGATCTATTCGGCGGTCAATCTAAGGGAAATGTATTGCCTGATAATGCGCTGCTAATGGATGATTCAAAGAGCAATGCTATTAAGCCGGACCTGGTTCAAACTGCAAATTCCGGTTATATGACGGAAGGCAAAGCCCAGTATTCAAAAATAATTTTCACTGTCGATCAGATTTTTGATAATTCGCAGGATGAAGTTCCGGTGAAAGTTCTTGATGACAGCAATAGTGTTTCCGACATGAAGATTGCCGTATCAAAGTTAATAGAGTTGGTGAAGAATTATCCCGATAAAATCATCGTCGAGGTTAAAACTACTCCGGCAGATACCCGGTTGATGGCTGATGTTGGCGTTATAAATACACCGCAAACAATAATGCCGGCTGCTTCTGATGTTCATACTGAAGCCGGATTCGCAAAACCACCATCAGAGAAATTTGTTATTTTTAATTTGAATTCTCTTTTATCACATGATGGTTCTGAGAAAATCAATGTTGTGCAAAAAACACTAAGCGATAGTCCGCAAGCTTACGTTAACTCAAAAAATCAACATCCCTATTTGCCCGAAACCAGATTTATTACAAATATAAATCATGAAATAAAATTTGTTCCAAGTATTAATTCTTCCTCTACGGTTGAAATCGCCGCTAATGAACAGCCGGCAATGAATCAAAAACAGGAAATGCTTTCGTCTGTTAGCAATTCACCGCCCGAAAATGTTAAATCGAATAATCAGGAAACTGCAGTCAAGCAAACATCGCAGGAACATTTAACAGAAAAGGATGACAACTTGAAAAACATAAATGATCTCGATTTAAAACGTAAGGATAATCGACAAGCCGCAAGTTTTAGCAGAGATAATGTAAATAAATTAACCGATAGTAATAGTACTAAAAATAATCAGGATGCAAAAACCTTAACGACATCCGAGCATAGCTCATCAACAAATAAAGTTCCAATACAACCGTCTCAAGCGGATACTATACAAACGCAATCGTCTCAAACTCAGGATACTCAACAACAGGCATCACAATTACAATCAGCGCATAGGTCAAGTATTCAACCCAGTATTCAGCCGGATGCTCCTGCTGCCGAGAGTCGTATTTCTGCGAGGCAAGCTGATACAACTGAAAATATAATCAACCAGATAAAATCAAAGATGGTTGTTGCTCATGATAATACTCGCATGACCATACAACTTAAACCGGAAAGTCTGGGCAAAATATTAATTGATTTCAAGTATAATGGGCATAAGCTGGAGGTTTTATTCAGGGTTGATAATCTCGATGTAAAACAGGCGCTCGATTTAGAGATGCCGAAACTAAAAGCCGATTGGAAAATTGACGATTTCCGCGTGGCGATGAATAATAGCGAACAACAACCTAATCTAAGCGAAAACAATCAGCGTTCATCCGGAATGGCTAATCAGAAATCATCATCCGGTAATAATTCGGTCAATAATGTTATAAATGCAGATAACGATGTATTGCCAATTGAGCGCAATAGCAGAAATCCTGCTAATGTGTATGGCGGTGTAATAGATATAGTAGCTTAA
- a CDS encoding flagellar hook assembly protein FlgD, translating into MTYISDLQFYNPLYDGYDASTSRDLAKDDFLQLLVTQLKYQDPLEPMKDQEFVAQLAQFSQLEQLENMSESLDVSTQVDYLMGQTIANTMATTLIGKTVVAEGCDFTLTPGEDTNLGYHLGTDAANVDINIYNEGGALVRTVHLDDVSEGNNTFAWDGRDDNDSPLGPGLYSYEVSGTTTAGETVTTQKRVIGMVNSVKYIDGKAYLFVGGGFQVDISTIIEIEQSDNPMSNYEG; encoded by the coding sequence ATGACTTATATTTCAGATTTGCAATTCTATAACCCTCTTTATGATGGGTACGATGCTTCAACCAGCAGAGATCTTGCCAAGGATGATTTCCTTCAGCTTTTGGTAACACAGCTTAAATACCAGGACCCGCTTGAACCGATGAAGGATCAAGAATTTGTGGCTCAGCTGGCTCAATTTTCCCAACTTGAACAGTTGGAAAACATGAGCGAATCCCTGGATGTGAGTACTCAGGTCGACTATTTAATGGGTCAAACTATTGCCAATACAATGGCTACGACGCTTATCGGGAAAACAGTGGTTGCCGAGGGTTGTGACTTCACATTAACGCCGGGTGAGGATACTAATCTGGGCTACCATCTGGGCACAGATGCCGCCAATGTTGATATCAATATATACAACGAGGGCGGAGCATTGGTCAGAACTGTCCATTTGGATGATGTTAGCGAAGGCAATAACACGTTTGCCTGGGATGGCCGGGATGATAACGATAGTCCGCTTGGTCCGGGTCTATATTCCTATGAAGTGTCGGGTACAACAACAGCCGGCGAAACAGTAACGACTCAAAAGCGCGTTATCGGTATGGTCAACTCGGTCAAGTATATTGATGGTAAGGCGTATTTATTTGTTGGCGGCGGTTTTCAAGTAGATATATCAACTATTATTGAAATCGAACAATCGGATAATCCGATGTCAAATTATGAAGGTTAA
- a CDS encoding flagellar protein — protein MTVQGVGKSSAVRSDDQIRPGYNVPDESGDFKKTLSEVLSNKTNLKFSNHAIDRLSDRGVYIDNNTVDRLDKAITAAGKKGADQSLVLLDEMAYLVSVKNKTIITAMETKNMKEGVITKIDSAIIG, from the coding sequence ATGACTGTACAAGGCGTTGGTAAAAGCTCGGCAGTCCGATCGGATGATCAAATCAGGCCAGGTTATAATGTGCCTGACGAATCGGGGGATTTTAAAAAGACTTTGTCGGAGGTTTTGTCAAATAAGACCAATTTGAAGTTTTCCAATCATGCTATCGACAGGTTGTCGGATAGAGGTGTTTATATCGACAACAACACTGTCGACCGGCTGGATAAAGCGATTACAGCTGCCGGAAAGAAAGGTGCAGACCAATCGCTGGTTTTGCTGGATGAGATGGCTTATTTAGTATCAGTAAAGAATAAAACCATCATCACGGCAATGGAAACAAAAAACATGAAAGAAGGCGTAATCACAAAAATCGATAGCGCTATAATAGGTTAA
- a CDS encoding flagellar hook-basal body complex protein, which translates to MMASLFAGVSGLRNHQVKMNVVGDNIANVNTIGFKLGRVTFQEALVQTLKGATRPTTTAGGSNPLQLGLGMSLSTIDNIFQQGGLESTGQVTDLAIQGSGFFVLSDGQQEYYTRAGNFSFDSESNMINPSNGFILQGKMADATGVIPASTPVGNIVMPFGQQDPASATTEIGLVANLDAMATDSEASLTTAGATNITTVSGEAINGSGGIHSIQITGNNASFSQLSGVHAKELDDLGAGDVTTADNLDGAGVLAPGTNYFYTVVAVNGIGQSTGVEFSHTLGAGQDSIVLDWSGYPDLADADQVFIYRSTTSGDYTGGNDGLIAIENVGAPDTFTDLGTAPLSNTNPPTINSTLSLTGSELLSALGITDVSDFQISVDNGSFTTITGLTTASTVDDLIAAINSNAPGVTASIQNGQIELKRDYAGAGGTYNVVVQDEAASGCDVCLQLFGNATFTVNNGIGATLMATDTFTPNVTGVALTPETLGLITDSTTGIVTGIEGLAGGGITVGANQNGLAAGTAVIETEDTQHATSITTYDSQGGKHTVTIQFTKSYLENEWSWEALVGGQEIIRSGGSGMVNFNSDGSLASFTFDGTANSLIIDPNNGAQQMDIDLTTGTPAGFDGLTSFSAQSTAAARSQDGYGLGVLSNISIDAAGNISGLFTNGVSRLLAQIYIAEFNNPGGLLKAGRNQYSSSANSGDAIITRADVSASTTITSGALEISNVDMAQEFTNMIVAQRGFQANARVITTSDEMLNELVNIKR; encoded by the coding sequence ATGATGGCATCACTTTTTGCCGGTGTGTCCGGTTTGAGAAACCATCAGGTTAAAATGAATGTAGTTGGCGATAACATCGCCAATGTAAATACAATCGGATTTAAGCTTGGAAGAGTTACGTTCCAGGAAGCGTTAGTCCAAACTCTTAAGGGAGCAACAAGACCTACGACTACGGCAGGTGGTTCTAATCCCCTGCAATTAGGTTTGGGCATGTCTTTATCGACAATCGATAATATTTTTCAACAGGGCGGCTTGGAATCTACCGGTCAGGTAACAGATTTGGCGATACAGGGAAGCGGTTTCTTTGTTCTCTCTGACGGCCAGCAGGAATATTATACCCGCGCCGGTAATTTCAGTTTCGATTCCGAATCAAATATGATAAACCCCTCCAATGGATTCATCCTTCAGGGGAAAATGGCTGATGCCACCGGTGTAATTCCCGCCAGCACGCCAGTCGGAAATATAGTAATGCCGTTTGGCCAGCAGGATCCAGCCAGCGCCACAACAGAAATCGGATTGGTGGCAAATCTCGATGCTATGGCTACCGATTCGGAAGCCTCGCTGACAACAGCCGGCGCTACTAATATAACAACCGTATCCGGCGAAGCTATTAACGGCTCCGGCGGTATCCATTCAATTCAGATAACAGGCAATAATGCCTCTTTTTCGCAGCTTTCAGGTGTGCATGCCAAAGAGCTTGACGATCTTGGGGCAGGCGATGTTACTACAGCTGATAATTTGGATGGCGCGGGAGTGCTTGCTCCCGGAACAAATTATTTCTATACAGTAGTAGCTGTTAATGGCATAGGCCAATCGACGGGAGTTGAATTCAGTCACACTCTGGGCGCTGGGCAGGATTCGATTGTTCTTGACTGGTCCGGTTATCCCGATTTGGCTGATGCCGACCAAGTCTTTATTTACAGGTCTACTACCTCCGGCGATTACACCGGCGGCAATGACGGTTTGATTGCTATTGAAAATGTAGGCGCTCCGGATACATTCACGGACTTGGGAACGGCGCCGCTGTCCAATACCAATCCGCCAACTATCAATTCCACGTTAAGTCTTACCGGCAGCGAACTGCTGTCCGCTCTTGGCATAACAGATGTATCCGATTTCCAGATAAGCGTTGATAATGGAAGCTTTACTACAATCACAGGCTTAACAACCGCGTCAACCGTTGATGATTTAATCGCAGCGATTAATTCAAATGCGCCCGGCGTTACTGCCTCAATCCAAAATGGTCAGATTGAGTTAAAGCGCGATTATGCCGGTGCTGGCGGCACCTATAATGTTGTAGTGCAGGATGAAGCGGCTTCCGGCTGTGATGTATGCTTGCAGTTATTCGGAAATGCAACCTTCACTGTTAATAACGGAATCGGCGCAACGCTTATGGCTACCGATACGTTTACGCCGAATGTTACAGGCGTAGCTCTGACTCCGGAAACGCTTGGATTAATAACTGATTCTACCACAGGCATTGTTACCGGCATTGAAGGTTTAGCCGGCGGCGGTATTACAGTTGGAGCTAATCAGAATGGTTTAGCTGCTGGAACTGCCGTAATTGAAACCGAAGATACCCAGCATGCCACCAGTATTACAACCTATGATTCCCAGGGCGGCAAGCATACGGTTACTATTCAGTTTACAAAAAGCTATCTTGAAAACGAATGGAGTTGGGAAGCTTTAGTTGGCGGACAGGAGATTATTCGATCGGGCGGTTCGGGAATGGTTAATTTCAACTCGGATGGTTCCTTGGCCTCGTTTACTTTTGACGGCACCGCTAATTCTCTTATTATCGACCCAAACAACGGCGCCCAGCAGATGGATATTGATTTGACGACCGGCACACCTGCCGGTTTCGATGGTTTGACCAGTTTCTCCGCTCAATCCACAGCCGCCGCGCGTTCCCAAGATGGTTACGGACTCGGCGTATTATCGAATATTTCAATCGATGCCGCCGGCAACATTTCAGGCTTGTTTACTAATGGCGTCTCAAGGCTTCTGGCGCAAATATATATCGCCGAATTCAACAATCCCGGCGGCTTATTGAAAGCTGGCCGAAATCAGTATTCATCATCGGCTAATTCAGGCGATGCGATTATCACCAGAGCCGATGTATCTGCCTCGACTACTATTACATCAGGAGCCTTAGAGATTTCTAATGTCGATATGGCGCAGGAATTTACAAACATGATTGTAGCTCAGAGAGGATTTCAGGCTAATGCCAGGGTGATTACAACATCCGATGAGATGCTGAACGAACTGGTTAATATCAAACGATAG
- a CDS encoding flagellar FlbD family protein, which produces MIKATRLNDSELVINADMIEFIESIPDTIISLTTGKKIMVKETVDELIEKVESYKRRIHQLEINNNAR; this is translated from the coding sequence ATGATTAAAGCGACAAGGCTAAACGATTCGGAACTGGTGATTAATGCCGATATGATTGAATTTATCGAATCGATTCCCGATACAATCATTAGCCTGACAACTGGGAAAAAGATCATGGTTAAAGAAACAGTCGATGAATTAATCGAAAAAGTTGAAAGCTATAAAAGAAGAATACATCAGTTAGAAATCAATAACAATGCGAGGTAA
- a CDS encoding flagellar basal body-associated FliL family protein: MAEVEEIEVPELEPSVKKKSAGKSGKKKSGLPINLIIIFAAQLLLAFAGFYFVSNFIQPDPALQKVLVEYGKQEEIIKSETSETTEGVKEGPKEIYLLEDIIVNPAGTRGSRYLSISVGIEMNAAEEEEGGGGHGGGGEKSTPLDKKKLQLKDALINILSAKTIVQLTSVEEKELIRNEILEKFGEILDPLPVYQIYFVDFVLQ; encoded by the coding sequence ATGGCTGAAGTTGAGGAAATTGAAGTTCCGGAATTAGAACCGTCCGTGAAGAAAAAGTCAGCCGGGAAATCTGGCAAGAAGAAAAGCGGTTTGCCAATTAATCTTATTATCATATTCGCAGCGCAATTATTACTGGCTTTTGCCGGGTTTTACTTTGTTAGCAATTTTATTCAACCCGACCCGGCGCTGCAAAAGGTTCTAGTGGAATATGGTAAACAGGAAGAAATAATAAAAAGCGAAACTTCTGAAACAACCGAAGGAGTAAAAGAAGGTCCCAAAGAAATCTATTTGTTGGAGGATATAATTGTCAATCCCGCCGGTACGCGGGGAAGCCGTTATCTATCCATCTCGGTTGGTATCGAAATGAACGCTGCCGAAGAAGAAGAGGGTGGCGGCGGACACGGCGGTGGCGGTGAAAAAAGCACTCCGCTTGACAAGAAAAAACTGCAACTGAAAGATGCACTGATAAATATCCTGTCGGCGAAAACAATAGTACAACTAACATCTGTAGAGGAAAAAGAACTAATCAGAAACGAAATACTGGAAAAATTCGGAGAGATTTTAGACCCTCTTCCTGTTTATCAAATCTATTTCGTTGATTTTGTTTTGCAGTAA
- the fliM gene encoding flagellar motor switch protein FliM, with the protein MAKILSQNEIDALLNQVSASDEKTSAADSLELSEMSRKAIAYDFKHPNRVSKDQMRTLESLHSNFAGHFGSALSGITRSVIDIDLLSVDQITYSEFIMSLVSPSCTYVFSLAPLEGGGILDFNPSVVFSFVDRMFGGLGKSLSTERELTGIEKALMTKISNRGFKELEKAWAHIQSLQIKMSALESNPQFIQIVPPGETVIVISLQMKMQATSGIMTICYPYLTLESIVGKLSAQNWIDKNKKMMGEDDSNLNKKRLAPVTTDIKAILGNSSVSIRDLLSLEEGDVLRINKHAKSSIDIYIGDKIKFQGKPGKAGKQMAVKINSVF; encoded by the coding sequence ATGGCTAAGATTTTATCACAAAATGAGATTGATGCTTTATTAAATCAGGTCTCCGCAAGCGATGAAAAAACGTCGGCAGCGGATAGTCTTGAATTATCTGAGATGTCACGCAAAGCAATTGCCTATGATTTCAAACACCCCAATCGCGTCTCGAAAGATCAGATGAGAACATTAGAATCACTGCATTCTAACTTCGCCGGACACTTCGGGTCGGCCCTTTCGGGTATAACTCGATCAGTAATAGATATCGATCTTTTATCTGTTGATCAGATTACCTACTCAGAATTTATCATGTCTCTGGTTTCACCATCCTGCACTTACGTGTTTTCATTAGCGCCGCTTGAAGGTGGAGGAATTCTTGACTTCAATCCCTCGGTAGTGTTCTCGTTCGTAGATAGAATGTTTGGCGGATTGGGAAAATCTCTATCTACCGAAAGAGAACTCACGGGTATCGAGAAAGCGTTAATGACCAAAATTTCGAATAGAGGATTTAAGGAACTTGAAAAAGCATGGGCGCATATTCAATCCCTGCAAATCAAGATGTCGGCTCTTGAATCAAACCCGCAATTTATTCAAATTGTGCCCCCTGGCGAAACAGTAATTGTCATCTCGCTTCAGATGAAAATGCAGGCAACTTCCGGTATTATGACCATTTGTTATCCCTATCTTACTTTAGAAAGCATTGTCGGCAAACTTTCTGCTCAAAATTGGATCGACAAGAATAAAAAAATGATGGGTGAGGATGACAGCAACCTAAATAAAAAACGACTGGCGCCGGTTACGACTGATATTAAAGCAATACTCGGCAATTCATCTGTCTCTATTCGAGATCTTCTAAGTCTCGAAGAGGGCGATGTTTTGAGAATCAATAAGCATGCAAAAAGCAGCATTGACATTTATATTGGTGATAAAATAAAATTTCAGGGGAAACCGGGAAAAGCTGGAAAACAAATGGCAGTAAAAATTAATAGTGTTTTTTGA
- the fliN gene encoding flagellar motor switch protein FliN, whose product MDEEKQIPLDDDSETKPADMSSEPQDAAADEESSKSDDLSMPDMDLPNKESDEQSAQTETDGQAAEADTGDQAEQEIKADSSSEPEKANPDDWGEDDAEAAMLKMMEKEAAEAEKPSELSADDSQPIVQKAAFENLKPENQAETQNLDLLLDVTLPISIELGRTSMAIENILNLSPGSVIELDKLAGEPVDLLVNNKLLAKGEVVVIDENFGVRITSMISPKDRIRNLQ is encoded by the coding sequence ATGGATGAGGAAAAACAAATTCCATTAGATGATGATTCTGAAACTAAGCCGGCTGATATGTCATCCGAACCGCAGGATGCAGCAGCCGATGAGGAATCATCAAAAAGTGACGACTTATCAATGCCGGATATGGATTTGCCAAATAAGGAAAGCGATGAACAATCTGCGCAAACCGAAACTGACGGACAAGCCGCAGAGGCTGATACCGGCGACCAAGCTGAGCAGGAGATAAAAGCAGATTCGAGCAGCGAACCTGAAAAAGCCAATCCTGATGATTGGGGCGAAGATGACGCCGAAGCCGCAATGCTCAAAATGATGGAAAAAGAAGCCGCAGAAGCTGAAAAACCATCCGAATTGTCCGCTGATGATTCACAGCCAATAGTCCAGAAAGCAGCCTTCGAGAATCTTAAACCCGAAAATCAGGCCGAAACACAAAATCTTGATTTGCTTTTGGATGTTACTCTGCCTATTTCAATAGAGCTTGGGCGAACATCGATGGCTATTGAAAATATCCTTAATCTCAGCCCCGGATCCGTTATCGAGCTTGACAAACTGGCCGGCGAACCGGTCGACCTTCTGGTTAATAACAAGCTTCTTGCCAAAGGTGAAGTTGTAGTAATCGATGAAAATTTTGGCGTTCGAATCACAAGCATGATATCCCCGAAGGATAGAATCAGGAACCTGCAATGA
- the fliO gene encoding flagellar biosynthetic protein FliO yields MKLITVLSVVLMLPGLVMAQDTTQVIPKPPQIDYNPGIAGILLKLFISLIIVVGLIYLSIFLLKKINNKTYASSNQLISIIGKSYLAPKQSLYIVKMGLSYAVLGVCENSINLIKELAPKEVESLQKYPEKNKGFQNIFKSVLNK; encoded by the coding sequence ATGAAGCTCATAACAGTATTGTCTGTAGTTTTAATGCTGCCAGGCTTAGTTATGGCGCAGGATACAACACAAGTTATCCCAAAGCCGCCTCAAATAGATTATAACCCCGGTATCGCCGGAATCTTGCTCAAACTATTTATATCGCTGATTATTGTAGTTGGCTTGATTTATCTATCAATATTCCTGCTTAAGAAAATCAACAATAAAACTTATGCTAGCAGCAATCAGTTGATTAGTATAATTGGAAAATCATATCTTGCGCCCAAGCAAAGTCTCTATATTGTTAAGATGGGTTTATCATATGCGGTTTTGGGAGTATGTGAAAATTCTATTAACCTAATAAAAGAATTAGCTCCGAAAGAAGTGGAAAGTTTGCAAAAATATCCTGAAAAGAATAAAGGCTTTCAGAATATTTTTAAATCAGTTTTAAACAAATGA
- the fliP gene encoding flagellar type III secretion system pore protein FliP (The bacterial flagellar biogenesis protein FliP forms a type III secretion system (T3SS)-type pore required for flagellar assembly.): MKYFKVVILVLIFLAIVGNSASAQTLPKITLGVEDGKDAKDFSVTLQILLLLTILTLAPSIIIMLTSFIRIIVIFSFMRHAIGTHQMPPNQLLVGLAIILTAFIMAPTITKVNETALQPYLNDEITQKEAYDIGIKPIREFMLKQVREKDLALFVSLSGIPKPDSPADLPTYLIIPGFVISELRIAFQISFIIFIPFLIIDMVVASVLMSMGMLMLPPIMVSLPFKILLFVLVDGWYLIIKSVVSSFH; the protein is encoded by the coding sequence ATGAAGTATTTTAAAGTAGTAATTTTAGTATTAATTTTTTTAGCTATCGTCGGCAATTCAGCATCGGCTCAAACATTGCCAAAAATTACCTTGGGAGTCGAGGACGGTAAAGATGCCAAGGACTTTTCGGTTACCCTTCAAATCCTTTTACTGTTAACAATATTAACATTAGCACCATCAATTATTATAATGCTGACCTCTTTTATAAGAATAATCGTAATTTTTTCATTTATGCGTCATGCAATAGGCACACATCAAATGCCGCCAAATCAATTACTGGTCGGGTTGGCAATTATACTGACAGCTTTTATCATGGCGCCTACAATCACTAAAGTTAATGAAACAGCGCTTCAGCCGTATCTTAACGATGAAATAACTCAAAAGGAAGCTTACGATATCGGCATTAAACCAATCCGGGAGTTTATGCTAAAACAGGTGCGCGAAAAGGACCTGGCGCTGTTTGTTTCGCTGTCCGGCATACCAAAACCAGACTCGCCTGCTGATTTGCCCACTTATCTAATTATACCGGGATTTGTTATATCAGAATTGAGAATTGCTTTCCAAATAAGCTTTATTATTTTTATACCGTTTCTAATTATCGATATGGTGGTAGCGTCCGTTCTGATGTCTATGGGTATGCTAATGCTGCCTCCGATTATGGTATCACTGCCGTTTAAAATATTATTATTTGTGTTGGTTGATGGGTGGTACTTGATAATAAAATCGGTAGTTTCAAGTTTTCACTGA
- the fliQ gene encoding flagellar biosynthesis protein FliQ — translation MDMQYVISLGRAAIYTTLMVASPMLLLSLAVGLVIAILQGVTQIQEMTLTFIPKILAVAVALVVFLPWMLNMLLSFTDQLFSIIPTLAR, via the coding sequence ATGGATATGCAATATGTAATTTCATTGGGACGCGCCGCTATTTATACCACATTGATGGTTGCTTCACCGATGCTGTTATTATCTTTAGCGGTTGGTCTGGTTATTGCAATTTTGCAGGGCGTAACCCAGATTCAGGAGATGACTTTAACATTTATTCCCAAGATTCTCGCCGTCGCGGTAGCTTTAGTAGTTTTCTTACCTTGGATGCTTAATATGCTTTTAAGTTTCACAGACCAGCTTTTTTCGATTATTCCAACGTTGGCGCGCTGA